The Scyliorhinus canicula chromosome 10, sScyCan1.1, whole genome shotgun sequence genomic interval GCAATTTCTtaattaataaagcctaatgttcactcgctctctctgcctctcggtgaatgaaggtatatcaatttattaatcaTAGACGGCACTATGGAAGTTGCTCCAAAGtcagacaggctcgaactcgacgcccgcacgtccgaagccaaggaaatattcgaacattggctttgatgcttcaaggcctatctcgactcctccacgctcgggtgagccatcgaatctcagtaatgatcgagaacgcggccacgtacgaggcgggggtcgcaaccctcaaggcaaACCTTGTGAAGCCTGTAAATTACGTGTTcaccagacacctcctcactgctcgccgtcaacgcgcccgagaatcgctggatgagtatctggaaaccctgactctactttgcgaggaactgcagctatcgagatgtgacggcggTGGAACACATGAcctcacagatccgggacacctacgtggtggGGTTCCGctcgaactacatcaggcagcacctgctggaaaacggcaccactgacctgcgggacactgtaaagctagctacctcgcTAAATGTGGtctaccagaacctcagtgcgTGCCCTGCGGGCCTGGTGAACCCcgggccaacacccccggcaccGTTGCCCAGCCCGCTCAGCGACGTGCAGCATCTGTGGGataaaggggcacttcgctagagtctgtctgggccgacctaaggCTCAGAAATCGAAAacgcaccaggcccgacccatggacacgcagccccacagaccccgcaatgcggctgcgtgcctgcccagAACGCCCCGTCAGATGCTTCATCAGCattgtgcgactcgtgggggccaccatcttggtcgCCTGCCCCAATACCGAccgacacgtgtgactcatgggagccgccatcttggccgccggctcCGGCACCGACCAACACGTGCGATTGataggggcggccatcttggtcgccatcttcgccccaacacgacacgtgcgactcatgggggctacCATCTTGTGATTCCACCAACCACACAGGCTACctgcagctgggcgcagtcactctcgaccagtcgcagctgaaacagctgaagaactccatgatggtcgtccgggtcaacgAGCACGAGACCCCCTATCTTTTCAaatccgggagcatggagagctttgtccacaccgacacggtaaggcgctgctccctccacacctacccagcttcccaaacaatctcccctgcctccgggtcccattcggttcagatccgggtgtactgtatcgccaatcttGCGATGCAGGGTGCAGACTACGCTTGTTTTCAGCTCGACgttctcccccacctctgcaccccccGTACTGCTCGGATTGGAATTTCAATGtaatcaccgaagcctgaccttaCGGTTCGGCGGACCTTTACCCCCACCTCACTGTGTGCAGCcccacgaccctcaaggtctccccttCACTCTTTCCGAacctcactcctgactgtaagcccatcgccaccaggagcaggcagtACAGTTCGCtagacatgacgtttatcaagtcggaggtccagcgacagttgagtgaagggatcatcgaggccagcaacagcccctggagagcgcaagtggtggccgtccggaccggggaaaagaatcggatggttgtggactacagccagacaattaactggtttacgcaactggatgcgtaacccctcccacgcatatcggaGATGGTCTACCAGATCGCGCACTACCGTGTGTTCTCAACAgttgatctgaagtcggcctaccaccagcttccaatccacccagaagagcgccactacactgcctttgaagcagccaGCCGacacttccacttcctcagagtccccttcagtatcactaacggggtctctgtctttcagagaacgatggaccgaatggtggaccagtacggtttgtggGCTACATaaccgtacttggacaatgtgaccatctgcggccatgatcagcaggaccatgacgccaacctccagaggttcctccaggccgcccaatccctcaatcgctcagacaacaaagaaaagtgcgtCTTCCGTAccacccgactagccatcctcggctacgtcgtggagaacggagtcctagggcccgaccccgaccgtatgcgccccctcacagaactccccccctcccctcagcctcaaggccctaaaacgatgcctggggctgttctcctactacacccagtggggccccaactatgcagacaaagcccgcccacttattcaaaccaccacttttcccctgacagatgaggcccgctcggccttcagtcgcatcaaggccgacatcaccaaggtcGCAATACATGCGGTATACGAGTCCattccctttcaggtagagagcgatgcgtcataCATCGCACTGGCTGCCacgctcaaccaggcgggcaggccagtagcattcttctctcagaccctccacgcttcctcAATTCGACacccctcagtcgagaaggaagcacaagcaatAGTGGaaaccgtgcggcactggagccactacctagccggtaggaggttcacccttgtcatcgaccagcggtcggtcgctttcatgtttgacaacgcacaacggggcaaaataaaaaatgacaaaatcttgaggtggaggatcgaactctccacctacaattacgatatcaagtaccgtcctgggaagctcaacgatgccctgtcccgcggcacatgcgccagcgcgcaagatgaccaacttcaggctatccacaatgacctctgtcacctgggggtcacccggcttacctacttcattaaggcccgcaatcatCCCTTCTCCACCGAAGGGGTCAAGGCAATGACCAGGGTCTGCcaagtctgcacggagtgcaaagtgcacttctaccggccagacaaggcccgcctggtaaaggcctcctggccctttgagcgcctaagcattgacttcaaaaggcccctcccctccaccaaccgtaatatatacttcctcaccatcatcgatgagtactcccgcttccccttcaccatcccctgccccgacatgacctcggccaccgtaataaaggcactgcacagtatCGTcgcactgtttggtttccctgcctacgtccacagtgactggggcacattgttcatgagcgatgagctacttCAGTACCTACTCAGCaaaggcatcacctcgagcaggacgacgagctataacccgcagggaaacgggcaggtggagagggagaatgcgacggtatggaaggccgttcttctggccctcaGGTCTAGAGGTCTCCCAAtccctcgctggtaggaggtcctccccgacgccctccactccatcagatcactcctctgcatagccacgaacgagacccctcatgatcgtttgtttatcttccctaggaagtccatcctggctgacaactccgggaccagtccttctccggaggcacatgaggagccataagaccaaccccctggtcgagagggtccagctgctccacgccaacccccagtacgcctacatcgcgcaccaggatgGACGGCAAGGTACAGTCTCCCTacaggacctggcaccagctggttcccctgccaataCGCCCCTTACCCActgcctgccgccacccccaGGGCCCCGTAcgctcccctgggtctcctgtagtGTCCCGTGCCAacactgccgccacccatcaccctcctgcctacctccacaccccaaccacggccgactgaggctcaagctccagataCAACacccctggagtcaccacctgcaacaaccGTGCCCACCACactgccagagctgaggaggttgaAGAGAACGAttcggcctccagatagactgaatatgtaatgaccccatgtcacccctgctggacttgattttttttaacagggggtgaatgtattcacctaatgcatgtatgatactgtaacctatgacctggaagtggtgatacgagctgatTCCagttactgtactgtaacccggtggcctctgcccctggctccgccctcaccggggccatgtATAGACCGGCCgtctgtgggcggcattcatctgtacaaccgactctggctgGGCCATGATTAATAAAGCTTAATGTTCACTCGCTAGTCTGCttctcggtgaattgaaggtatatatATCATGCAGCAAAGTGCAACGATCAATCCAACCCTCCGCTCCGCCACAGTGCTTCCAAACTGAGTCAACAATTCCAGAGGAAACTGGCATTGGAACACCTCGCATGTTGGCTGCTCTGCTGGTGACACTCCTATACATTTTTGATTTGCATTTGCAGATTGTATATTTTAAATCCCAGTTAAACCAGTAATCTATTTGATGCTGCTATGAATGATCCAAAATTTCAAACGGAATCATTTATAGCAGCAAAACacagtgaatgctggaaatctgaaataaaaacagaacatgctggagatacttagcaggtctggcagcacctttgGTGAGAATTAAGGTTTCATGTCATTGACCTTGCATAAGACCCTCTTGAAAGGTCAATGACCTGAAAGGTTAACTGCTTCTGCCAGATcagctgagtatttctagcattttctgttcttactcCACGTCATTTAGTTTTGGCATCATTGGTTAATTTGCTCTGTCGCCCTTGCAGGCCCCAACGGCAGGAGTAATTTACAATGCAAAACGCCGTGTAAATAATAATGTGTGAGGAAGGTTTGTTTGTTTAAGAGTCCCAGGGAAGAGTCTGATTGTTTTTGGAGTGGCTGCAGACCACGACACTCTGCCTTTTCAAACTGTGCGCCGCTCGGTGACGTGCAGCAGTTTAGCAGCATTGTGGGTGAGAGCggccctggggcggggggggctggagttGGCTGCAGGGAaaagcggatggaggcggcgggCAGCGCGAGGCCGACTCGCTGCGGCTCGCGCTCTGTGCGGCAGCCCAGGGGGAGCGGGCGCGTGTCCTCCCGGGGCTCTCTTGTTAGGCCGCGGCCGGAGTGGAGAGACTGACTGACAGCTGCTAGGCGGAAGGcaggcagggtgtgtgtgtgctcgTTTCGCTCCCTTCCACATCCCCCAGGAAAGATGAGACAGGACGTGGCAGCGGGAATCCTCATCCTTCTCCCGCTCGCCTGCTGCTTCCGCTGCACTGTCGCAGACACCGGgatcatctgaggaggaggaggaggaggaggaggagggagagtggggaggagagAAGGGAGAAAGAAACATCACTATTTTTTTTCCCTGTTTTTTGCAACCACTCGACCTGCGGGAACATCCCAGCCGCAcccccttcccttctctcctccCCTTCGCGTGGAGCTTGCTGTAATAGACGCACTTTTTGACTAACACTTTAACCCTCACTCCGCCCAGACTGATGCAGAGTTTCGACTAAAAAGTGAGCGGACCCATTCATCGGGGGAGAAATCGGATTTTAttgttcattccccctctccacaAATTCTTGAAGGAATCATAACATTatttccactttaaaaaaaatatatacaccgCACCGATTGGTTTGCCAGGTCCTGAGAGGCTGGATTTCTCCTCTAGACTGAACATGTGGAACTCTGGCTTCGGCTCTCTGCAGATACTGAGCAAAGTGTTAAAGAAGTTGGGCAAAGGTCACCTGACGCTGAGCCGGGGCTTGCAGCGACCCTGCCCCGACTCGCTGCTGCTGGCCCAGGGCGACGCGGTAGACGTGGAGCGGGTCCAGGTGAAGCCCGAGCTGAGCCTGCAGGAGCCggggatggagagccagctgcccatcctGGGGGACCCCAAGGCGACCTACTGCCTGAACGGCTGCTGCTTCAAGAGCTTCCTGCTGGTGTGCCTGCTCACCGTGCTCTGCTTCTCCTCGCTGGCGCTGGTGCGGCGGTACCTGAAGGAGCTGCTGCTGTGGGTGGAGAGCCTGGACAGCCTGGTCGGGGCACTGCTCTTTGTCGTGGGTTTCATCGCCGTCTCTTTCCCCTGCAGCTGGGGTTACATCGTGCTGAACGTGGCCGCCGGCTACCTGTACGGCTTCGTGCTGGGCTTGGGGCTGGTGGTGGTCGGGGTGCTGATCGGGACCTTCATCGCTCACCTGCTCTGCAGGAGGCTGCTGGCGGCGTGGGTCATCGCCAAGGTCCGGGGCAACGAGCAGCTCAGCGCCGTGGTCAGAGTGGTGGAAGGAGGCAGCGGGCTGAAGGTGGTGGCCTTGGCCAGACTCACCCCCATTCCTTTCGGGCTGCAGAATGCGGTGTTTTCGGTGAGTATCAGTGTTAAAACTGATATGAGGGTCACAATGGCATATTTCTTTGACCTGCAACAAACATCCTTATTATAACTACAAACAATGAAGAAACTGCGCCAAGTTTACTCTTTTTAACAACTTGTCGCTCAGAGGTAACCCACTCAAAACCTGGCACACTAAACATTTACCCTCTCGGACAGCACAGCCAACATGTCTCGCCGTCTAATTTGGGTTTTTGATCGTGAGTGACAATTTTGTAAAATTCGCTTAGTTCAATGAATGGCTATTTTGCAGGATATAATTTTTAGGGAAGAAGCTTAAATGAATTAGAGTGTTCCAAGTTCCATTTTGACTGTTGATTATAGTGCTTCTCAAATAATTCCCGTTTTTTTTCTAAAATTCTTTGATTTCCAAGGAAACAACTGGGTGGCATGGGGGTATGTTATGTTTAATTCCCATGGGGATTTATTGCTGGTTCCTCTAGTCTGGGGATCATTGCTATTGCTTGGGGAATGGGTGCAGCAGTATATTTATCATGATGCAGCTCAAAATGGAAGTTCAATTAAGAGTTCTGAAACACCAATACTTCAGACACTAGTTTTCATTAGCCCATGGCCCTTCCTTTTCTCTTGGTGAAATCAAACATGACTACCCAGAATTAATTATTTTTCACCACTTGTTAGTATAATGATAAACTACTTTTAGAAGGGGAAAAACTTGTATTCATTTAGGACACTTTCTCATTTGTCCTGTTTGTTTAGTGTAGCTTGTAAATGTTACTGTcctttgaacaaagaaaattacagcacaggaacagacccttcggccctcccagcctgcgccgatccagatcctttatctaaacctgtctcctattttccaaggtctacttccctctgttgccgcccgttggACAACAACCTGAGGATTGCAGCCAGCTCGAGGATTTGACGGTTgttgagagggtggagaggagatttactggactGGTTCCTTGGATGAGGGAATTAGCTTTAGGGttgggttggagaagctgggactgttctccttggagcgagGGAAATTGAGGGGAGCTTTGTTgggggtgtacaagattatgaccaGTTTAGGTAAGGTAAGCAAAGATGAACTATCCCCATTAGCTGATGATGCAAGTACTAGAGGTTGCTGATTTAcagttttgggcaagagatgcataCGAGGAAGACTTTTTTCACAGTTTGGTAATGACCTGGGATTGTGCTATGGTGGAAGTGGggatgatcaatgatttcaaaaggagggtggcacagtggttagcattgttgcctcacggcgctgaggtcccaggatcaatcctggctctgggacactgtccgtgtggagattgcacgttctccccgtgtttgtgtgggttttgcctctacaacccaagatgtgtagggtaggtggattggtcaagctaaattgccccttaattggaaaaaatgaattgggtactctaaatttatttttttaaaaagatttcaaaaggaaattggattggcATTTGTTAGAAAACATGTCAGCAGGTTTTTGGGAATAGACGGGTGGACAGGGATCTGGCATGGagtcgggctgaatggcctcctcttgtatTGTCATAACTCTTATGACCTGCCTGGTAAAACATCACAAATAAATAACGCACATCGTTTGTCAAATATCAGCTCAGTGCTAAACTCTGGGATCACTTCTAAGAGGCAGTCTTACACTCTTGTGTTATATTTCCATTCTTTGTGTTCTGCTTCCAGTGCAATATAATTGTAATAAATgcataaaatgttggaaatattccaGGGCAGGCAGCGTCCATGGAGAGAGTGAGTAACATTTTCAGTTTAATCTTTCGTCATTAGGTCATTGACCTGTGAGgttaactctgtctctccccacagatgctgtcagaccttctgAATGTTTACAAATTCTttatatttctgatttccagctttTGCAGTACATTTGTAGTCTGTGCAAAGTCACATTTAACAGGGTTCTAACCAGTGCAAAATTTTCACCTTCGTTTTTAATGTTAGGAAAGAGTCGATGTGAAAAAGTAACTAATAATTCTGCTATTGGTGAGAACTTTTTATTTGTGTAGCCGTCTGGGTAGCAACTGATGAGGTAGTTGGCAATATAATTTGGATCTGTCCACATGGGTATCCTCTGAAAGCCGATCCTGAATGTAATGCTAATGGCACGCATATGGCACTCAGTTGTGGTCACACTTTCCAAGAGAAAATTAAAAATTCCACACCTGTAATCTTAAATTGAACACCTTGTGGGATGCCAGTCAGTACGGAATGTGGACATCAATCCCTGTTTGGCCTATCTTGTGCTCCATAAGGCAAAGAAGCAGAAttaagctatttggcccatcgagtctgccaatGTTCTTTGATTTTAGAGTGAACAACATGCAAAATGTTTTATGTAATTTTCTGTATTTTTCTAATTttatataatcatggctgatatttttctcatccccattctcatgacttctccccatcacccctgatccccttattaatcaagaacctatctatctctgtcttaacaaCACTCACCAAGTGACTTGGCCTCTAAGCCTTCTGCATTAGAGTTTCAtaggttcactaccctctggctgaagaaattcatccccatttctgtttaaaggatcgtcccttcagtttgaggctgtgtcctgtttctcctactagtggaaacagcctctcctCATTCACTCTATCTCTGCCTCTgtgtttgtaagtttcaatgagatcccacctccctcatccttctaaactccatcgagtccAGACCCAGAACCCAAAATTGATCCTCAAATGACAAGTCCTTTATTccgggaatcattcttgtgaagcttctctgggccctttccaaggctagcacatccttggatacggggcacaaaactgctcacaatattccaaatgggatctgacctgAGCCTTTaatagtacatccctgcttttctaTTCTAGCCCGCTCAGCATGACTGCTAACAGTGAATTTGCTTTCCTAATGCCAACTTCACCtgtatgggcaacacggtagcacagtgggtagcattgttgcttcacagctccagggtcccagatttgatttccccttgagtcactgtctgtatgttctccgtgtctgcgtgggtttccttcaggtcctctggtttcctcacataaatcccgaaagacttgctgttgggCAAATTggccatcctgaattctccctctgtaccgcaactggcgcctgaatgtgacgactaggggcttttcatcgtgacttcattgcagtgctaatctaagcctacttgagacaataaagattattattatgttaaccttaagagaatcctgagctAGGACTCCAAAGTCCGATTGTGGTTTTGATTCCTGAAGCCTTtcttcatttagaaaatagtatgTGCCTCTATTCGTtcgaccaaagtgcataacctcacacctttccacattatatttcatctgccacttatttgcccattctcctagcctatccagatccttctgcagcctccctactTCCTTAACATAACCTgtctctctacatatctttgtatcatctgcaaacgtggcaACCATGccctcagtttcttcttccaggtcattaatgtatatcatgaATAGTTGTGGCCTCaagacccctgcggaacaccactagtcactggctgccatcctgaaaaatacttcTTTgtcccccattctctgccttctgccagtcagccaatcttctatccataccAGTACCTTGCCCCAAACACCAtatgctcttatcttatttagcagcctcctgtacccTTGTCAAAAGCCTCCTGGTAATCCAAATGGGTCacgtctactggttctcctttgtctaacttcctttttACTCCTCAAGGAATTCGAACAGATTTGTCCGGCataacctccccttgacaaattcGTACTGAATCGGTCTATTTCACTATTCACTTCTAAGTACTCTGTAATCTCACCCTTTATAGATTCTCAAATCATAGCaacaactgaagtcaggctaacaagcctataatttcctgtctcctgccttcttcccttcttaaacaggagtGTTGCATTAGcctttttccaatcctctgggaccctccctgcctccggtgattcctgaaagatcatcactaatgctgCCACAATCTCCTCGGCTAAagaactctggggtgtagtccatccggtctgggtgatttatccaccttcagaccttccagCTCCCCAGCACCTCCTTAATGATGGCTGctacattcacctctgcccccgacACTCCTGGTATACCACACGtaacttccactgtgaagactgattcaaagtacctattcagtttctctgccatttccttgttccctatTTCTACTTCTCCAGTGGTCTAATGTCCATTCTTGGCCCTCTCTTacctttttatatattgaaacaaCTCTTGCAatattttatattactagctagcttgcactcatattcatCTTCTCCCACCctgattgcttttttagttgtcctccgcttgcttttaaaggcttccgaATCCTCTGGGTTcttactaatcctcgccactttgtatgctttttcttttgcttttatgttgtCCCAGAATTCCCTTGTCCGCCATGGTTGCCttgtcctcctccttgggatgaatttctgttgtgcctcccgaatagaatacccccccccccccccaaaaaaaaagaaactcctgccattgctgctaCTGTCTTTCCCTGCTCAGCttccctttccaatcaactctagcCAGATCCTCCCTCATACATTTGTAGTtgcctttattcaattgtaaaatcGTTACACCTGGTTTTAGCTTCTCCCTCTCTAACTGCAGGGGGTGAATTCTATTATATTGTGGTCATTGCACCttgagggttccttcaccttaaattcCCGAATCAAGTttgtctcattacacatcaccaaatccagaattgcttgttccctagagggctctaccacaagctgctccaaaaaaccatcctgTAGACACCCAGaaatccttttcttgggatccgctaccaacctgattttccaatttcacctgcatattgaagtcccctgtgattattgtaatattgccttcttgtatgccttttctatcttatttattttctgccccacatcctgactactgctagggggcctgtacataattccCATCAAGTTCtcttttcctttgcgattcctcaactctacccgcaTAAATTCTATGCCTTTTGAACCTGTATCACTTCTTGCTAAAGTTAATTTCTTTCTTACTAGCAATGCAATTccaccccctctgcccatctgcctgccttttcgataggacacatatccctgGATATttggatcccagccctgatccccttgcagccacgtctcggTGATAACCCCAACATTGTacccgccaatttcaatgtgcgcaacaagctcatttgccttgttttgtatactgcacgcatttaggtacaacatccTCAGTTCTGCGTTGACTGTCCCCCATTTCAGAGTTATCCCTTTttttgctgtgcctgaagttagattgCTGCCGCTTTCTATACACCCTGTTTTGTTATGTGTTTAAAGCCCTAGTTATGTGGttcgccaggactctggtcccagctttTTTTAGATGAAAATTATCCCAATGAAACAGCTCCcttcttccccagtactggtgccaatgccccatgaattcaaacccatttctcccacagcaACCTTTTAATGTACACATTTACTGCTTTAATCTTATTGAACCTCTTCCAATGAGCGTATGGCTCAGGTAATAAGACATAGATTTTtatctttttggttctgctttttaatttagcccctagcttCTCTTATTTCATCAACAGAGCCTCTATTCTTGTTCTGCCTGTGTTGGTACCTACGTGGACCATGCCAATTAGATCTTTGCCCttcccaagttcctctgcagatGAGATATCCTGAACCCGAGCACCGGGCAGGCTCACATTGGAACTGATGGGAAAATGAAGGGAATACTGTCTCTGTTCTTGGACACAAAAGAAAAGAGGCTACTTTCCCAAAACCAAAGTGGAATTTCAAGGAAATTAGAAAGTTAGTtggagataaaggatgcaatgGGCAGACTGAGAATTAAAAATAAACTACCTGATTTAAATTTACTGCACACAGGTACTTAAGGGACCTGATAATGAGATTAGTCTGGATGCTTTAGAAATTAGAATTTGAACAGCTTTTGCAGGTTGATAAAGTATGATATCAATTTATAAAGGGAGTATATCGCAAACCCTGCAGGCGATGGGCCACACTGATCCTGTCTGGGGTAGTTATAAACCTTTGGCATGTTGAAGGAGATTAATAAAATACCTGGAGAGATATTAGCAAAAGAATTCCAGTGTGTGCAATAAGGAAAAAAAATCTCAAGCTGCTACGTTCCATCAACTTTCCTGTATATCTCAGAAACCTGGATCTGGGGAAGAGGAAAAGGCCTTTGAAATATGGATGTGAAGATTTATGCTAAAATTCCACATGTAGATCATAAGACCAGTGAAgtggtacttaaaataacaaggacaaAAAGAACTGTGAAAAGTGACCTCAAAAGGAAAATGTCAGTACTTTTGTCATTTGATCAGAGCTGAAAAGCTACAGAGCTCTCTTTTCGAGGGCAAAGTGGAGGACAGCAGAAAGTGGTTACAAGTGAGCTACAGTGGATGTGTAAGGATGGCTCAATACAGATGAGCATGACGGGAGAAACCATGATAGCAGATCTCCTGTAGGAGTCGATACAAGCAACAAAAGCAGACACATGTGGGCTAAGAGGAAGGCAGCATGTCTTTGAGATggagtttattttttattttaattttattttttaaataaatttagattacacaatcctttttttttttcaaattaaggggcaatttagcgtggctaatccatctaccctgcacatctttttgggttgtggggctgagacccatgcagacactgggtgatcaatgccatgaggcagtagttctatccactgagccatcatgctgcccagtTTGAGATTAATTTTGTTTTGGCCTCTGAGATAAAAGACCTGGAGAGTTTTTAAAAAGATACTCATTGAATTTTTGCTTTAATCTCTGGGGCAGGGGGCTTTGCTGTTGGCATACAAAAATGAGGAAATGGTTTCAATTGTACGtagacttagaatcatagaattcctgtggtgcagtaggaggccattcagcccatcaagtctgcaccatcctGAAAGAGGGCCCTATTTCGGTCCaatccctgccctattcctgttagcccacctaacctgcacatctttggactatgcgaGTCATagaacagaaccatagaatttgcagtgcagaaggaggccattcagcccatcgaatctgtactggctcttggaaagagcatcctacttaagctgacacctccacctatcccagtaacaccggctaa includes:
- the tmem64 gene encoding transmembrane protein 64 isoform X3 yields the protein MWNSGFGSLQILSKVLKKLGKGHLTLSRGLQRPCPDSLLLAQGDAVDVERVQVKPELSLQEPGMESQLPILGDPKATYCLNGCCFKSFLLVCLLTVLCFSSLALVRRYLKELLLWVESLDSLVGALLFVVGFIAVSFPCSWGYIVLNVAAGYLYGFVLGLGLVVVGVLIGTFIAHLLCRRLLAAWVIAKVRGNEQLSAVVRVVEGGSGLKVVALARLTPIPFGLQNAVFSITDLSLPNYLVASSVGLLPTQLLNSYLGTTLRTMEDVIAEQSVSGYLIFSLQICISVGLMFYVVHRAHTELDAAILACQMELKTSFINEDHPNGPSMTFCNKRTSAITSGGINIV
- the tmem64 gene encoding transmembrane protein 64 isoform X4, yielding MWNSGFGSLQILSKVLKKLGKGHLTLSRGLQRPCPDSLLLAQGDAVDVERVQVKPELSLQEPGMESQLPILGDPKATYCLNGCCFKSFLLVCLLTVLCFSSLALVRRYLKELLLWVESLDSLVGALLFVVGFIAVSFPCSWGYIVLNVAAGYLYGFVLGLGLVVVGVLIGTFIAHLLCRRLLAAWVIAKVRGNEQLSAVVRVVEGGSGLKVVALARLTPIPFGLQNAVFSITDLSLPNYLVASSVGLLPTQLLNSYLGTTLRTMEDVIAEQSVSGYLIFSLQITRRALAFLVLKIIFTFNHILAKHYNTPRMIEAS
- the tmem64 gene encoding transmembrane protein 64 isoform X1, producing MWNSGFGSLQILSKVLKKLGKGHLTLSRGLQRPCPDSLLLAQGDAVDVERVQVKPELSLQEPGMESQLPILGDPKATYCLNGCCFKSFLLVCLLTVLCFSSLALVRRYLKELLLWVESLDSLVGALLFVVGFIAVSFPCSWGYIVLNVAAGYLYGFVLGLGLVVVGVLIGTFIAHLLCRRLLAAWVIAKVRGNEQLSAVVRVVEGGSGLKVVALARLTPIPFGLQNAVFSITDLSLPNYLVASSVGLLPTQLLNSYLGTTLRTMEDVIAEQSVSGYLIFSLQYQEINLNPGFFCSSHLTNLHLCNSLRTSCKALLRSDTGQSLTPYQICISVGLMFYVVHRAHTELDAAILACQMELKTSFINEDHPNGPSMTFCNKRTSAITSGGINIV
- the tmem64 gene encoding transmembrane protein 64 isoform X2, whose amino-acid sequence is MWNSGFGSLQILSKVLKKLGKGHLTLSRGLQRPCPDSLLLAQGDAVDVERVQVKPELSLQEPGMESQLPILGDPKATYCLNGCCFKSFLLVCLLTVLCFSSLALVRRYLKELLLWVESLDSLVGALLFVVGFIAVSFPCSWGYIVLNVAAGYLYGFVLGLGLVVVGVLIGTFIAHLLCRRLLAAWVIAKVRGNEQLSAVVRVVEGGSGLKVVALARLTPIPFGLQNAVFSITDLSLPNYLVASSVGLLPTQLLNSYLGTTLRTMEDVIAEQSVSGYLIFSLQALLRSDTGQSLTPYQICISVGLMFYVVHRAHTELDAAILACQMELKTSFINEDHPNGPSMTFCNKRTSAITSGGINIV